Proteins encoded in a region of the Paenibacillus pedocola genome:
- a CDS encoding thioredoxin domain-containing protein produces MDIIEGQQPNRLINEKSPYLLQHAYNPVDWYPWGDDAFTKAQSENKPIFLSVGYSTCHWCHVMERESFEDAEVAQLLNNNYIAIKVDREERPDIDALYMSVCQALTGSGGWPLTVLLTPDKKPFYAGTYFPKRQMFGRIGLMDVLEQISAKWEQDGDALSKLGDELLADLQSLDRKNAQLTGASGGAVPGEELLHEAFELYRRQFDEEYGGFGNAPKFPSPHNLSFLLAYSQAYQQPEALRMVEKTLDAMYRGGMYDHVGFGFSRYSTDREWLVPHFEKMLYDNALLAIAYLEAFQITGKPLYAEIAEQIFTYVRRDMTSPEGAFYSAEDADSEGVEGKFYVFTREQIEEALGLEDMHSYCHVYGITPEGNFEGANIPNLLQGLPEDMAERTGMNPLGLKTRMEEWRETLFAYREQRIHPSKDDKVLTSWNGLMIAALAKGAKALQKPEYAKAAAAAADFIWDNLRRREDGRLLARYRDGESAIPAYVDDYAFMIWGLTELYEATGQAVYLERALQLKDGLLALFSDEEGGGFFFTGLDGEELPIRSKELYDGALPSGNSVAVKQLLKLSVISQDVELKAVAERTAAVLASAAAEYPPGYAMYLQAHLALISGGREWVLSGKPEDPALHGMLAQVQQAYLPDASLIVNWSGSEGEALHRLLPHLADKPAVDGRATAYECRNFACRAPLSSLEAVKELLATGMRQD; encoded by the coding sequence ATGGATATAATAGAAGGCCAACAGCCTAATCGACTAATAAACGAAAAATCCCCATATCTATTGCAACATGCATATAACCCCGTGGATTGGTATCCATGGGGAGATGATGCCTTTACGAAGGCGCAGTCAGAGAACAAGCCGATTTTCTTATCCGTCGGCTACTCGACTTGCCATTGGTGTCACGTAATGGAGCGCGAATCCTTCGAGGATGCTGAGGTCGCGCAGTTACTTAATAATAACTATATTGCAATCAAAGTCGACCGCGAGGAGCGGCCGGATATTGATGCGCTGTATATGTCGGTGTGTCAGGCGCTGACCGGGAGCGGCGGGTGGCCGCTGACGGTGCTGCTGACGCCGGATAAGAAGCCGTTCTATGCGGGGACGTATTTCCCGAAACGGCAGATGTTCGGGCGGATCGGGCTGATGGATGTGCTGGAGCAGATCAGTGCGAAGTGGGAGCAGGATGGCGATGCGCTGAGTAAGCTCGGTGACGAGCTGCTGGCGGATCTCCAGTCGCTGGACCGCAAGAATGCGCAGCTTACCGGAGCCAGCGGCGGTGCTGTGCCGGGCGAAGAGCTGCTGCATGAGGCCTTTGAGCTGTACAGACGCCAGTTCGATGAGGAATACGGCGGGTTCGGCAATGCACCGAAGTTCCCTTCGCCGCATAACCTGTCGTTCCTGCTGGCGTACAGCCAGGCTTACCAGCAGCCGGAAGCGCTGCGGATGGTGGAGAAGACGCTGGATGCAATGTACCGCGGCGGGATGTATGACCATGTAGGCTTCGGGTTCTCCCGATACTCCACGGACCGGGAGTGGCTTGTGCCGCATTTTGAGAAAATGCTCTATGATAACGCGCTGCTGGCTATTGCCTATCTGGAAGCTTTCCAGATTACCGGGAAGCCGCTGTATGCGGAGATTGCGGAGCAGATCTTTACGTATGTGCGGCGGGATATGACTTCGCCGGAGGGTGCATTTTACTCAGCGGAGGATGCGGATTCCGAAGGGGTAGAAGGGAAGTTCTATGTCTTCACCCGCGAACAGATTGAGGAAGCGCTGGGTCTGGAGGACATGCATTCCTACTGCCATGTGTACGGAATTACACCGGAAGGCAACTTTGAGGGGGCCAATATTCCGAATCTGCTGCAAGGGCTTCCGGAGGATATGGCCGAACGTACGGGCATGAATCCGCTTGGCTTGAAGACGCGGATGGAGGAATGGCGCGAGACGCTGTTCGCTTACCGGGAGCAGCGGATTCATCCGTCCAAAGATGATAAAGTGCTGACCTCCTGGAACGGCCTGATGATCGCGGCGCTGGCCAAAGGGGCCAAAGCGCTGCAGAAACCGGAGTACGCCAAAGCTGCAGCAGCGGCGGCAGACTTCATCTGGGACAACCTGCGCCGGCGTGAGGACGGCCGGCTGCTGGCCCGCTACCGTGACGGTGAATCGGCGATTCCAGCATATGTCGATGATTATGCCTTTATGATCTGGGGATTGACCGAGTTGTATGAAGCTACAGGTCAAGCCGTGTATCTGGAGCGGGCCTTGCAGCTTAAGGATGGACTGCTTGCGCTGTTCAGCGATGAAGAAGGCGGTGGCTTCTTCTTCACTGGCCTGGACGGGGAAGAGCTGCCGATCCGCTCCAAGGAATTGTATGACGGGGCGCTGCCGTCCGGCAATTCGGTTGCAGTGAAGCAGCTGCTGAAGCTGTCGGTGATCTCGCAGGATGTGGAGCTGAAGGCAGTTGCGGAGCGGACCGCTGCGGTGCTGGCCTCTGCGGCGGCGGAATACCCGCCGGGATATGCGATGTATCTGCAGGCACATCTGGCGCTGATCTCCGGCGGCCGTGAATGGGTGTTGTCCGGGAAGCCGGAGGATCCGGCGCTGCATGGAATGCTGGCTCAGGTCCAGCAGGCCTACCTGCCGGACGCTTCGCTGATCGTCAACTGGTCCGGCAGTGAGGGTGAAGCTTTGCATCGCCTACTGCCGCATCTAGCCGATAAACCGGCTGTGGATGGCCGGGCGACGGCGTATGAATGCCGGAATTTTGCCTGCCGTGCGCCACTTAGCAGTCTCGAAGCGGTCAAGGAGCTTCTGGCTACGGGCATGCGGCAAGACTAG
- a CDS encoding class I SAM-dependent methyltransferase, producing the protein MEYFDMLAKLGIGNAHPGGFSATLKQFEQYPLPARSRILEVGCGTGRTSCYLAAQGHDVVGIDIRPDMIAKAKMRAETENLTLKLLEGDAISLPFPDESFDVILVESVSIFTDTGKALSEYYRVLRSGGQLFDREMIQRKPMPAEINQEITEFYHVDKLWDIKDWSALVQTIGFIRSQIEGPFMFPKSSLDLFEQPDDHQQIDAGSFLDHSMWEVISKYNNIMDSYEEYIGYILVIGTK; encoded by the coding sequence ATGGAATATTTCGACATGCTGGCCAAATTAGGTATTGGTAATGCTCATCCTGGAGGATTCTCTGCAACGTTAAAGCAATTTGAACAATACCCCCTACCCGCCAGATCCAGAATTCTAGAAGTGGGTTGTGGCACAGGCAGAACATCTTGTTATTTAGCTGCTCAAGGACATGATGTAGTAGGGATAGATATTCGCCCAGATATGATTGCAAAAGCAAAAATGCGGGCTGAAACAGAAAATCTAACTTTAAAATTATTGGAAGGAGACGCAATTTCACTGCCCTTTCCTGACGAATCATTTGATGTCATTCTAGTCGAGTCTGTATCCATATTCACGGACACAGGGAAGGCATTATCGGAATACTACAGGGTTCTGCGGTCTGGAGGGCAACTTTTTGACAGAGAAATGATCCAACGAAAACCCATGCCTGCTGAAATCAATCAAGAAATTACTGAATTTTATCACGTTGATAAGCTATGGGACATTAAGGATTGGTCAGCCTTAGTACAAACGATAGGATTTATTCGTTCACAGATAGAAGGTCCCTTCATGTTTCCGAAATCAAGTCTGGATCTGTTTGAGCAACCAGATGATCATCAACAAATTGATGCAGGTTCCTTTCTCGACCACTCCATGTGGGAAGTAATCAGTAAGTACAATAATATAATGGACAGTTATGAAGAATATATCGGATATATTCTTGTGATTGGAACGAAATAA
- a CDS encoding VCBS repeat-containing protein: MFNCNRQMINLGTPFQYSNQIYRDRGYGSLTLSRNITLLDMKQADVNGDKTIDNIYLFGNKPEGTGDFADQITLVIQDGYSKQTTTVYLQYNAGYNARLFLGDFSKDSVADILISIDSGGSGGYGIFYMYSFKDNHLHEMFNVEKYNTVYKFNVNYEDFYKVSVGSPQFNVLFTIDISNKGNEYLSQYYNEDGKLKQPVKGEVLALGALYPIVTNEKSNSYDLLAMQRIIGTTNSDTLGYVENLLTWGGTGFISSRLSVAILGSNLISHY; the protein is encoded by the coding sequence ATGTTTAATTGTAACCGGCAAATGATTAACCTTGGGACTCCGTTCCAATATTCAAACCAAATATACCGGGACCGAGGGTATGGTAGCCTGACTCTTTCCAGAAACATCACTTTACTGGATATGAAGCAGGCCGACGTAAATGGGGACAAAACGATTGATAACATCTATTTATTCGGTAATAAACCAGAAGGAACTGGAGACTTTGCTGATCAAATCACACTTGTGATCCAAGATGGGTATTCTAAACAAACTACAACGGTATATCTTCAATACAACGCTGGATATAACGCGAGACTTTTCCTGGGGGATTTTTCTAAGGATAGCGTAGCGGATATTTTAATAAGTATTGATTCCGGAGGAAGCGGCGGATATGGCATATTCTATATGTATTCCTTTAAGGATAACCATCTGCATGAGATGTTTAATGTTGAAAAATACAACACTGTATATAAATTCAATGTAAACTATGAGGATTTTTACAAGGTAAGCGTAGGGAGTCCCCAATTTAACGTGCTATTCACTATCGACATTAGCAACAAGGGCAACGAATATTTATCACAATACTACAACGAAGATGGCAAACTAAAACAACCCGTAAAAGGAGAGGTTCTTGCTTTAGGTGCGTTATACCCCATTGTTACAAACGAAAAAAGTAATAGTTATGATTTACTTGCTATGCAACGTATTATCGGCACTACTAATTCAGATACATTAGGGTACGTAGAAAACCTTTTGACATGGGGTGGTACCGGATTTATTTCCTCAAGATTGTCAGTAGCCATACTTGGCTCTAATTTAATTTCTCATTACTGA
- a CDS encoding GNAT family N-acetyltransferase, whose product MKHSIRKRKANIEDLDFLVYVDLLDEGITQLEEQKLSKTELEAHYDKIKTFIDDKDRGALILENIETKQRIGTIMYCISCRDKEYPWKTIYHELDREIFQEDGRFLEIFQLWIDSGYRRHGYGTQLKRFVEDEAIRHRVNLVYTHTEESNQHVIDLNLKLGYKEVRRGPIWDEITRVSLIKYIK is encoded by the coding sequence ATGAAACATAGTATAAGAAAACGAAAAGCAAATATAGAAGATCTTGATTTTTTAGTATACGTTGATTTACTTGATGAAGGTATAACTCAGTTAGAAGAACAAAAGCTATCTAAGACTGAGTTAGAAGCACATTACGATAAAATAAAGACATTTATTGATGATAAAGATAGAGGAGCACTTATTTTAGAGAACATAGAAACGAAACAAAGAATAGGTACTATTATGTATTGCATATCTTGCAGGGATAAGGAATATCCATGGAAGACAATTTATCATGAACTTGATCGAGAAATTTTTCAGGAAGATGGAAGGTTTCTGGAAATTTTTCAATTATGGATTGATTCTGGTTACCGCAGGCATGGATATGGAACGCAATTAAAGAGATTTGTTGAAGATGAAGCAATACGACATAGAGTAAACCTGGTATATACCCATACCGAGGAAAGTAATCAGCATGTAATTGATCTAAACCTAAAGTTAGGATACAAAGAAGTAAGACGTGGGCCTATTTGGGATGAAATAACGCGAGTAAGTCTAATTAAATACATTAAGTAA
- a CDS encoding PAS domain S-box protein, with amino-acid sequence MHRVNLNQDQFYQQVFDHASFGIALITPDGMILSVNSAMERIFGYSKAEFDGMRLEDLSHDKDSIRNISDLKALMGDNTEVQLEKQFLTRMGNKMWGLLSLKLFTDEANQPTYYICQIIEITRQKESEQRLQESVERYTSLKKYNHDSVISFGLDGRIINANSMSEKITRYSIESELIGMELAELIGQENVQNILDRALYDNSVEQHINTIIAKDGEVIEVLTSIAPIFVNNQNIGFYLICKDISEQKQLLLAKETAESTNKAKSEFLAMMSHEIRTPMNGVVGMTDILLDHTELNEEQRGYVEIIRKSGDTLLNIINDILDLSKIEAGRTELQEDTFELRKCINESFAVISLRAEQNHLELSSTINHGVPDYIYGDAERLKQVLINLLGNAVKFTSKGSISVKVKLGEQDPSLLVFTVTDTGIGIEPAQLNKIFEPFAQIDSFMARRHEGTGLGLAISRRIIGLMGGEIYAESDGKSGSSFTFTIRLKKSVAPQTQENHLHKRQTVREASILIAEDNHINQLVLTKTLEKMGHKVTTVTNGIDAVQATQSKRFDLILMDLHMPIMNGFDAMKMIKEELKEKSPPIIAVTANALKGDREKCLIEGMDEYISKPIKRDVVQKLLNQFVK; translated from the coding sequence ATGCATCGCGTTAATCTAAACCAGGATCAATTCTACCAACAAGTGTTTGATCATGCTTCCTTTGGGATCGCACTTATTACACCAGACGGTATGATTTTGTCAGTAAACTCCGCCATGGAACGAATCTTTGGCTATTCGAAAGCAGAGTTTGACGGCATGAGGTTAGAAGACCTCTCCCATGATAAGGATAGTATCAGAAATATTAGCGATCTAAAGGCACTCATGGGTGATAACACGGAAGTACAGCTCGAAAAGCAGTTTCTCACAAGGATGGGCAACAAAATGTGGGGATTGCTCTCCCTCAAGCTTTTCACCGATGAGGCAAACCAACCGACGTATTACATCTGCCAAATCATTGAAATTACAAGGCAAAAGGAATCCGAGCAACGTCTTCAGGAATCCGTTGAGCGGTACACGTCACTTAAAAAATATAACCATGACAGCGTCATCTCCTTTGGCCTAGACGGCCGGATTATTAACGCCAACAGTATGTCGGAAAAGATAACACGCTACTCCATCGAGTCTGAACTGATCGGTATGGAGCTTGCAGAGCTAATCGGTCAGGAGAATGTCCAGAACATTCTGGATAGGGCACTGTACGATAATTCGGTTGAGCAGCACATAAACACAATTATCGCCAAAGACGGCGAAGTCATCGAAGTGCTTACCAGTATTGCACCAATTTTTGTGAACAATCAAAATATCGGGTTCTATCTCATATGCAAGGACATCTCCGAGCAGAAACAGTTGTTGCTTGCGAAGGAGACCGCCGAATCCACGAACAAAGCTAAAAGTGAGTTTCTAGCCATGATGAGCCATGAAATCCGCACCCCCATGAACGGGGTCGTGGGTATGACGGATATTCTGCTTGACCATACGGAGCTTAATGAAGAACAACGGGGCTATGTGGAGATCATCCGTAAAAGCGGGGACACTCTGCTCAATATTATCAACGACATCCTTGATCTCTCTAAGATTGAGGCAGGCCGAACAGAACTGCAAGAGGATACATTCGAACTGCGCAAATGCATTAATGAGAGCTTCGCCGTCATTTCCCTGAGAGCCGAGCAAAATCACTTGGAGCTCTCCAGCACGATAAATCACGGTGTTCCTGACTACATTTACGGTGACGCCGAACGTTTAAAACAAGTGCTCATAAACCTGCTCGGCAATGCCGTAAAATTCACGTCCAAGGGAAGCATATCGGTAAAGGTAAAGCTTGGAGAGCAGGATCCATCCCTGCTGGTATTTACGGTAACCGATACGGGTATTGGGATTGAACCCGCGCAGCTTAACAAAATATTCGAACCGTTTGCACAGATTGACAGTTTTATGGCGCGCAGGCATGAAGGCACTGGCCTTGGGCTTGCCATCAGCCGCAGAATTATCGGGTTGATGGGCGGTGAGATTTACGCGGAGAGTGACGGTAAGAGTGGCTCGTCATTTACTTTCACAATCAGGCTCAAGAAATCAGTCGCACCCCAGACACAAGAGAATCACCTGCATAAGCGTCAAACGGTACGAGAAGCGAGCATTTTGATTGCTGAAGACAACCATATCAATCAGCTAGTGTTGACCAAAACACTAGAGAAAATGGGGCACAAGGTTACTACCGTCACAAACGGCATAGACGCGGTTCAAGCAACGCAGAGCAAGCGGTTTGATCTCATTTTAATGGACTTGCACATGCCGATTATGAACGGCTTCGATGCTATGAAGATGATTAAAGAGGAACTCAAGGAGAAAAGCCCGCCCATCATTGCGGTCACAGCCAATGCTTTGAAGGGTGATCGGGAAAAGTGCCTTATTGAAGGAATGGATGAATATATCAGTAAACCTATAAAGCGTGACGTTGTCCAAAAGCTATTAAACCAGTTTGTAAAGTAA
- a CDS encoding SDR family oxidoreductase → MGKILRNKIALVTGATRGAGRAIAIELARAGAFVYATGRSSRKEGLSEMDRPETIEETEDLIRSAGGEGLAIRTDHLNPEEVRSLIGQIDDRHQRLDILVNDIFGGDRYAEWDKRLWEHDLNGGLKMMRMGIDTHLITLYYALPLMLRGDKGIVIEMTDGTAEANTEFRQNVGLYYDLVKTNVGRIVKGLTYDLANSPVTALGVTPGWLRSEAMLQNFGVTEQTWLEACRTNPGFAISESPTYVARGIAKLAADPENSRFSGSILSARQLADLYNVTDIDGSRPDCWGLIAKHGWNCEDVNVIPKFR, encoded by the coding sequence ATGGGAAAAATTTTGCGAAATAAAATAGCCTTGGTAACTGGAGCCACTCGAGGTGCGGGTCGTGCGATTGCAATTGAACTCGCCCGAGCAGGGGCTTTTGTTTATGCCACAGGGCGAAGCAGCCGCAAAGAGGGTCTTTCAGAAATGGATCGTCCGGAAACAATCGAAGAGACAGAAGATTTGATCCGAAGTGCAGGGGGAGAGGGACTTGCTATCCGGACTGATCATCTAAACCCTGAAGAAGTTCGTTCGCTTATCGGGCAGATTGACGATCGGCACCAACGTCTCGACATCTTAGTTAACGATATTTTTGGCGGTGATCGATATGCGGAGTGGGATAAACGGCTGTGGGAGCATGACTTGAACGGTGGACTCAAAATGATGCGCATGGGTATCGACACGCATTTAATCACTCTGTACTATGCTTTGCCATTAATGCTTCGGGGAGACAAAGGAATCGTAATTGAAATGACCGATGGAACAGCGGAGGCAAACACGGAATTCCGTCAAAATGTAGGATTATATTATGATTTAGTAAAAACAAACGTCGGACGTATCGTGAAAGGGCTTACCTACGACTTAGCCAATTCTCCCGTGACAGCTCTTGGAGTCACGCCAGGATGGCTTAGATCGGAAGCCATGCTTCAAAATTTCGGTGTGACTGAACAAACATGGCTGGAAGCCTGTCGAACCAACCCTGGGTTTGCGATTTCTGAATCGCCAACCTATGTTGCCCGTGGTATTGCAAAACTGGCAGCCGACCCGGAGAATTCGCGTTTTTCAGGAAGCATACTATCAGCCCGCCAACTTGCCGACCTCTATAATGTCACTGATATCGATGGATCACGGCCGGATTGCTGGGGACTTATCGCGAAACATGGCTGGAACTGCGAAGATGTTAACGTAATCCCAAAATTCCGCTGA
- a CDS encoding OsmC family protein, whose translation MKHPFHLKAVWNGGRNSEGHIDTGGLKTTISIPQEMGGPGTGTNPDEMLLGAASTCYLITLAAMLERSDITPQDLTMESEAIVDVTNNVFTYERIMHKPRIVLKADATEAELTKIERLAHMAEKSCMISRAVAGNVTIETLPTIVRAGLNAV comes from the coding sequence TTGAAACATCCTTTTCATCTAAAAGCAGTTTGGAATGGCGGACGTAACAGTGAAGGACATATTGATACTGGCGGGCTAAAAACGACAATTTCAATTCCTCAGGAGATGGGAGGACCGGGAACAGGTACCAATCCTGACGAAATGCTTCTGGGGGCCGCATCGACCTGTTATCTGATTACGCTGGCAGCAATGCTTGAGCGTTCCGATATTACACCTCAGGATTTGACTATGGAGTCTGAAGCGATTGTGGATGTAACCAATAACGTGTTTACGTACGAACGGATCATGCACAAACCACGGATTGTACTCAAAGCGGATGCAACCGAAGCAGAACTTACGAAAATAGAACGGCTGGCACATATGGCTGAGAAGTCCTGTATGATTTCGAGGGCTGTAGCGGGTAATGTCACCATAGAAACACTGCCTACTATTGTTAGAGCAGGGCTTAATGCGGTGTGA
- a CDS encoding oxidoreductase — protein MATINHLQTRPAKRYDEFDPAQDGNRNTEFADLIIDGKSLYQRLKKYDMVPSLGWGSANHQRLMIDYFLLEQRHEYMYYRYPILVCPWCGDEECGFISVKIDREADTVIWKDFMLEPDNKRIPIGSFYFNWENYKSVIYGTFGTAGEAL, from the coding sequence ATGGCTACAATAAATCACTTACAAACGAGGCCAGCGAAGCGATATGATGAATTCGATCCTGCTCAAGACGGAAATAGAAACACTGAGTTCGCTGATCTGATTATTGATGGGAAATCACTTTACCAGAGGCTCAAGAAATACGATATGGTTCCATCCTTGGGATGGGGGAGTGCAAATCATCAACGACTTATGATTGACTATTTCTTATTGGAACAACGGCATGAGTATATGTACTACAGATATCCAATATTAGTCTGTCCTTGGTGCGGGGATGAAGAATGCGGTTTTATCTCAGTTAAAATTGATAGGGAAGCAGATACGGTTATATGGAAGGATTTTATGCTGGAGCCTGACAATAAACGTATACCTATAGGCTCCTTTTATTTCAATTGGGAGAACTATAAAAGTGTAATATATGGTACGTTTGGAACAGCGGGAGAAGCACTATGA
- a CDS encoding serine hydrolase domain-containing protein, translating to MKKLFRRKGMALGSAILLIVIITTVACWHQLGTLFTAGEYGSADEMVQTIMAKTATPGVAVVSSKQGKTDYKAYGYSDVEGQQQVTDESLFELGSTTKAFTALAIILLEEEGRLAYSDDVSDYLPEFVPTYRGGKADISISQLMAHTSGIPSWTIKLIPEGTTADTLKQTIHKISDIALDTYPGTEYQYATINYDILAMIIEQVTGSSYQDYVTQHILIPLGMTDSYFSTGQETKPDQLSKGYRVFFGKSLEYDAPRYYGNMAAGYMVTNLKDLEHWLNAQLGIGDVPDNLKHAIEQSHEVNLKTAGYEAEDLYYAYGWDIDPEKQLISHIGMNPNFSSQVIIDLKQQEAVFVLANLNSTAPSLIAQNLYGNMNGKPMTTFQYDDSNILMDWLFSFLVLLAAISVFHKALKLMSGSRSSLLNERSGRRKRIGAGIHLIIRMLLLVLILIWPYLIHYNYYMISVWMSYSVIAWIGLAAISCVLAMVLNLKRMAAFRSR from the coding sequence ATGAAGAAATTATTTAGAAGAAAAGGAATGGCACTAGGGAGTGCAATCTTGCTCATCGTTATCATCACTACAGTTGCTTGTTGGCATCAGCTTGGAACTTTGTTTACAGCAGGGGAATATGGCAGTGCCGATGAAATGGTTCAGACGATCATGGCCAAAACAGCCACGCCAGGTGTAGCTGTGGTATCATCCAAGCAGGGAAAGACGGATTATAAGGCGTACGGATATTCAGATGTTGAAGGGCAACAGCAAGTCACCGACGAATCGCTCTTCGAATTGGGATCGACTACTAAGGCGTTTACGGCTCTGGCTATCATTTTGCTGGAAGAAGAGGGAAGGTTAGCATACTCCGATGATGTCTCCGATTATCTTCCTGAATTTGTCCCCACATATAGAGGGGGGAAAGCGGATATCTCGATTAGCCAGCTGATGGCTCATACAAGCGGGATTCCGTCGTGGACGATAAAGTTAATTCCTGAAGGGACTACAGCAGATACCCTTAAACAAACCATACATAAGATTTCAGACATTGCCTTGGATACATATCCGGGTACAGAATATCAATATGCAACCATTAATTATGATATTCTGGCGATGATTATCGAACAAGTTACAGGTTCAAGCTATCAGGATTATGTAACTCAGCATATTCTGATTCCGCTGGGCATGACAGACAGTTATTTTTCAACAGGCCAGGAAACGAAGCCCGATCAGCTTAGTAAGGGTTACCGCGTGTTTTTTGGCAAAAGCTTAGAATATGATGCTCCCAGATATTACGGGAATATGGCTGCAGGTTATATGGTGACGAATCTTAAGGATTTGGAGCACTGGCTTAATGCCCAGTTGGGGATAGGAGATGTACCAGATAATCTGAAGCATGCTATAGAGCAATCTCATGAGGTTAACTTGAAGACTGCCGGATATGAAGCTGAGGATTTGTACTATGCCTACGGGTGGGATATCGATCCGGAGAAGCAGCTGATCAGCCACATCGGGATGAATCCGAATTTTTCCTCACAGGTCATTATCGATCTGAAACAGCAGGAAGCCGTATTTGTACTGGCTAATCTGAATTCAACCGCTCCATCGCTAATTGCACAGAACCTATACGGCAACATGAACGGAAAGCCGATGACTACCTTTCAATATGATGATAGCAATATTTTAATGGATTGGTTGTTTTCGTTCTTAGTCCTACTGGCAGCCATTAGCGTATTTCATAAGGCATTGAAACTAATGAGTGGGAGCAGATCAAGCTTACTCAATGAACGGTCAGGACGCAGGAAAAGAATTGGAGCGGGCATCCATCTGATCATTAGAATGCTGCTGCTCGTATTGATACTGATCTGGCCTTATCTGATTCACTACAATTACTATATGATTAGCGTGTGGATGTCGTATTCTGTTATTGCGTGGATAGGACTTGCGGCGATTAGCTGCGTGTTGGCGATGGTATTGAATCTGAAAAGAATGGCGGCGTTTAGGAGCCGGTAG
- a CDS encoding GNAT family N-acetyltransferase, with amino-acid sequence MHLSEPFQTKRLQFRLLILDDIDAVFRQFSDPDMCRYLSEPPCDLEEAKEIIAHYKNPEGTDHLRYGMFDIETGAFIGTCGYHYWDHNLKQVEVGYDIWKDYWRQGYMSEALPALLNICFEHLGVDCIYILTHPQNQASIASVARFGFEACEPCRKVDEEPQICMKLIRTT; translated from the coding sequence ATGCACTTATCAGAACCTTTTCAAACTAAACGACTGCAATTCCGCTTGCTGATTCTAGATGATATCGATGCAGTATTTAGACAATTCTCCGACCCGGATATGTGCAGATATCTCAGTGAACCTCCCTGTGATCTGGAAGAAGCAAAGGAAATCATTGCTCATTACAAGAATCCAGAGGGAACAGATCATCTGCGTTACGGAATGTTTGATATAGAAACAGGGGCATTTATTGGCACATGTGGCTATCACTATTGGGATCATAACCTTAAACAAGTTGAGGTCGGTTATGATATCTGGAAGGATTATTGGAGACAGGGCTATATGTCGGAAGCATTACCAGCACTCCTGAATATCTGCTTTGAGCATCTTGGCGTTGATTGTATTTATATTCTTACCCATCCACAGAACCAGGCATCTATAGCAAGTGTCGCCAGATTTGGATTTGAGGCCTGTGAACCTTGCAGGAAAGTTGATGAGGAACCACAGATTTGTATGAAATTGATTAGAACTACTTAG
- a CDS encoding DUF2691 family protein: MKRGITFEIPNEHGRILGEILKPLDVAAFHWYNGGEEAYFSGVIEPLFPEQTFGMDGILLKEILENYDYYVIFADLKAYPKDKKVIDVRTYEEYLTSDCQFVLLVVDCTYITIYCKDQEKLADLYHNALSLGFSDVEYTTDDNDYRTRLSVW; this comes from the coding sequence ATGAAAAGAGGGATTACTTTCGAGATTCCGAATGAGCATGGACGTATTCTTGGAGAGATCTTGAAGCCTTTAGATGTGGCAGCATTTCATTGGTATAACGGGGGAGAGGAGGCATACTTCTCAGGCGTAATAGAGCCGCTTTTCCCTGAACAGACCTTTGGGATGGACGGTATTCTGCTGAAAGAGATTTTAGAAAATTATGATTATTACGTCATTTTTGCAGATCTCAAGGCTTATCCGAAGGATAAAAAGGTTATAGATGTTCGTACGTACGAAGAGTATTTAACAAGTGACTGTCAATTCGTACTGTTGGTGGTCGACTGTACCTATATCACGATTTATTGTAAGGATCAGGAGAAGCTGGCGGACTTATATCACAATGCACTTTCTCTAGGATTCAGTGACGTAGAGTATACTACAGACGATAACGATTACAGAACAAGGTTATCTGTGTGGTAG